The genomic interval CCAGGGTACAACGGTTTGGAAGTCGATGTCGATAAAACGCTCGAAGCTGCTTTGATTGCTCCGCCTTCTCAAACCATTCCTTATGTATATAAAGAGGTTGAACCCAAAATCAGTCTTAATGATCTTGGTCCACATCCGATTTTTCGCGGCAACCCCAACAAAAAGATGATATCGCTTATGATCAATGTTGCTTGGGGCAATGAGTACATAGATTCCATATTAAAAACACTTAACCGTGAGAAGGTGAAAGCTACCTTTTTCCTTGATGGCAGCTGGCTAAGTAAAAACGCTGATGTTGCTAAGCAAATACAAGCTGAAGGACATGAAATGTCTAATCATGCGTATACTCATCCTGACATGAGTGCGATTAGCAGGGAAGCGCAGTACACTCAAATATCCAAAACCGAAGCCTTATTAAAATCGAGCTTGAACGTGAACAACAAATGGTTTGCTCCGCCGTCGGGTTCTTTTAATCAAGCTACTGTCCAGATTGCCGAGGAGCAGGGGTTAAAAACGGTGCTGTGGACCATTGATACGGTTGATTGGCAGAAACCGCCTGCAGATG from Paenibacillus sp. FSL K6-3182 carries:
- a CDS encoding polysaccharide deacetylase family protein, producing the protein MMLRKAAAIVASMLLVLAFVSMNDDISKFLSSLKYDSKMVYAQYSYTQSEKQRLLNIISEEADKRNIAPVDARIDRVWRAIPGYNGLEVDVDKTLEAALIAPPSQTIPYVYKEVEPKISLNDLGPHPIFRGNPNKKMISLMINVAWGNEYIDSILKTLNREKVKATFFLDGSWLSKNADVAKQIQAEGHEMSNHAYTHPDMSAISREAQYTQISKTEALLKSSLNVNNKWFAPPSGSFNQATVQIAEEQGLKTVLWTIDTVDWQKPPADAVVRKIASKLEPGALILMHPTATTRDALPGIIATAKSKGYAIGTVSETLSSKRIPVEVEGAD